The genomic DNA GGTATGTCGTTGGCAACGAGCCTTACGCCGACTCCTGCCCCTCTGGCCATTTCACATGCATGACCGATGAGACCGAACCCGGTGACGTCCGTAGCAGCGGAGACTGAACACTCCAGCATCAGCTCTGCCGCCGCGGCATTGAGTGCGGCCATTTCTGCCACCGCCCGCTCCACCGCGAAAGCGGGAGCCATGTCGGCCTTTATTGCCGTGCTGATGATGCCGGTGCCGACAGGCTTGGTAAGGACTAGAAGGTCGCCGGGACGGGCTGTCGAATTGCGAACAATCCTTTCGGGATCGACAAGCCCGGTTACCGCAAGGCCGTACTTCAACTCGTCATCTTCCACCGTATGCCCGCCGACGAGACAGACCCCGGCCTCACGCAAGGTAGCGAGCCCACCGGCAAGGAGATCGGCCAGCACGTCGGCACCTAATCGGCAGGCCGGAAAAAAAGCAAGGTTGGTAGCCGTGACGGGACGCCCACCCATGGCATAGACATCGGACAGGGCGTTGGCCGCCGCAATCCTGCCGAACAGGAAAGGGTCATCCACCACAGGAGTGATGATGTCCGCCGTCTCGACCAGGGCAAGGTTGGCGGAGATCCGATACACTCCGGCATCGTCGGACGTCTCCGGCCCCACAAGTAGCGCCGGGTCAGTCTGCCCTAACAGTCCGCGCATGGCTTCTTCCAGGCCCGCCGGGCCCAGCTTGGCCGCTCAGCCGGCCGCCTTCACCATGCCGGTTAGCTTTACCTTCTGTTTTGTCACGGTTTCCTCTCCCGACTACAGCAGGTACACCCGCGGGACGCGTTTGCTTATGCCGCAGAATATTTCATAGGGGATAGTGCCGGCCCAACCCGCAAGCTCTTCAGCCCGAATGCAGCTTCCCTCCCGGTCGCAGCCGAGAAGCGTCACCTCATCCCCTACCGCCACGCCCGGGATTTCCGTCACATCCAGCATGATCCAGTCCATGCAGACCGTCCCCGTCACCCTCGCCCGCTCTCCTCTCACAAGCGCTTCCCCTTTGTTGGTCAGAGCGCGGCTGTACCCATCTGCATATCCGACGGGAACACTGGCGATGAGCCGCCGCTCCCGGGCCACATAGCGGCGCGCGTAGCTTATGCTGGCTCCCGGCTCGACCCATTTCAGCATCGCAACTTCACTCTTGAGGCGCATCACCGGCTTCAATTCCATCTTTCCGTGGAAATCTCCGGAAGGGAGGGCTCCGTAAAGGGTGATGCCGGGGCGCACCAGGTTGCAGAAAGGAAGTTCTTGTGCAAAGACCGCAGCGCTATTGGCTATATGAATGTAAGAAGGCGAGAACCCCTCTCTTCTTGCCGCTTCCACGACCTCTGCAAACGCGGCGACCTGGCGTCCGGTATAACCTGCCCCCGCTTCGTCGAGCTCGTCGGCTGAAGCGAAGTGGGACATCACGCCTTCCAGCTCGATATTGGAAAGCTTGCTCATCTCTCTGAAGAAACCGGCTGCCTCATTATGGCGGATACCAAGACGCCCCATCCCGGTGTCGATCTTGACATGTATCCTCGCCTTCCGGTAAAGCCTCGCCGCCGTGGCATCCAGCCGACGCGCCTGGTCAAGATCGAAGACGACGGTGGAAAGGTTGAATCCGACGCATTTCCTTTCCTGCCCCGGATATACCCCTCCCAGAATCAGGATGGGACGGTCTATCCCGCTTTTTCTCAACTGGATTCCTTCCGCCAGAAACGCAACGCCGAAAGCGGTTACGCCGAGCCCTTCAAGTTCCGTTGCTATGTCCATGAAGCCGTGGCCGTAAGCATCGGCCTTAACTACTGCGAGGATGCCGCATGAAGAAGGTACGGTACGTCTGATGACGGAGAAGTTGTAACGAAGTGAAGCAAGGTCGATTTCGGCAATGGTGGGTCTGCTGTCCATATGTGGAACACTCATATCCAGGAAGGAGTGGCTATCGGAGGTCACGCATTTCTATCATTTTCATCACGCTCCTGTAAAGGAAAAGGGGGGAGGAATCACCGAGCCAACTTTTACTTGCACGTTAAAAGTTTCTGGTTTACAAGAAAATTCCTGCGGACATGGCCGCGGAAGGGGGAAGGACCGATGGCGACCATCGAAAATATTCAGGGACGATGGTTTGCAGCATTCCTGCTGCTGGGAGTCTTTGCGGTCCTGTTCACCTTTCCCATTGGAGACGGAGACTTCTTCTGGCATGTAAAGACGGGGCAGTGGATATGGGAGAACAAGGCTCTTCCCTCCGCCGACCCGTTCTCCTACACGGTTAAGGACGTCAATCCGTTCCGCCCCGACTCCAACCGCATTCCATTCCTGCTAAAACAGTACTGGCTCGGCCAGCTGGCCCTCGCCGGGATCTGGAACATGGGTGGTGAAGCGGGCATGGTGGCTTTTCGCGCCGCCATCTACACCGGCATCCTCGCATTTCTCTTCTGGTGGGGATGCCGATTGAAGAGGGGAATCTGGCCGCTGATCATTCTCTTCCTGGCCGGCAACGTGCTTCGCAATTATCCCAACGAGCGGCCCCAGATTTTCGCCTTCGTCTTCATGCCTCTGATGCTCTGGCTGCTGGAGCGGCTGCGCACCGGCACGGAACACCGATTGAAGGTTGCGATCCTTCTCCCTGCCGTCATGCTGCTCTGGAGCAACTGCCACGGCTCGTTCATCCTGGGACAGGTGGTTCTGGTTCTGTACGCCGCCGGAATGCTGGGAGACACCGCCCTGGGAAAGGCCTCCTCCTTCGAGAAATTCCCCTTGGTGCCGCTACTCGCGGCGCTCATCGCTCCCCTTCTCAACCCCAACGGCCTCAGAGCCTTCACTGAATTCTTCAACCTCTCCACAGCCTACAAGAGCCAGGTCACGGAATACGTCTCCCCCCTTGCCCTTGCCTGGCGCAGCCATCTGTTCGATTACTGGTTCTGGGCTCTCCTGCTTCTAGCTCTCGGCACCGTGATTCTCAACGTCAGGCGCATGGCACTTCCGCACCTCCTCGTCATCATCGCTCTGCTGGGGATCTCAATGAGCGGTGTGAGGTACATTCCATTCTTCGTCCTCGCAGCACCACTCCTCATCCCCTACCTCCCGGACTGGCAGCCGCAGAGGAGGCTTGCACTGATCCCGCTAGCCGTAGCAGCAATCTGGGCCGCGACCGCCGACTACCGGAATGTCTTCAAGTTTCGAGCAGAGCGATCCTTTCCGGCCCAGGCGGTGAAATTTCTCGAAGAGGCGAAGCCTGCAGGAAGAATCTTCAACTACATCGCCTGGGGCGGCTATCTCATGTGCCATTCCGGCTATCCTGTCTTTGTGGACGGGCGTGCATTGGCCGAGGAGTTCGTAACCCTTCACGATCGTGTCCTCTTCGGAGTCGGTTGGCAGAAGGTCCTGGATGACTACAACATCAACCTGATGCTGCTGCCGGGCACGCAGCCCATCGACGGCAGTGCTTATCCTCTGCTCCTGCAGTTGCTGGACGCACCGGAATGGGCATTGATCCATGCAGACGACACGGCCCTCGCCTTCGCCCGACAGGTCCCTGAGAACAAGGCAATCATCGACAGGTACGCTGTCAGCAAGGGGCGCATCTCCCAGCACATAAAGGACCGCTGGGGATGGCAGTTCACTTACGACCTCTGAGGACAAATCATGGATCGCCCGACAATTTCCGTTGTCATTCCCGTTTATAACAGTGCCGAGATTCTCCCTGCCCTCATTGAGCAGCTCCTGCCCGTGCTGCATGAATTGGCCGCTGCATCGGAAGTGATACTCGTAAACGATGGAAGTCGCGACGGCAGCTGGAGCGTGATAGGTGACCTCGCCGCGCGGCACCCTGATGTTCGCGGCATCGAGATGATGAGGAATTACGGGCAGCACAACGCTCTCCTGTGCGGAATCCGCGCGGCACGTTTCAGCCTCATCGTCACCATGGACGACGATCTGCAACACCCTCCGGAAGAAATTCCGAAACTCCTGACCAAGCTCTCCGAAGGGTATGACGTTGTCTATGGAACTCCCATCAAGGAAGAACACGGCCTCTGGCGCGACCTGGCGTCACGGATGACGAAACTCGCCCTGCAGAACTCCATGGGCGCGGAAACTGCGCGAAAGATCAGCGCCTTCAGAGTCTTCAGGACGGATCTCAGAAATGCCTTCGCCGACTACCGCAGCCCATTTGCCTCAATCGATGTCCTGCTCACCTGGGGAACAACCCGTTTCACGGCACTGCCGGTGCGTCACGAGCCACGTCGGGCCGGGGTGTCCAACTACACCTTCATGAAGCTCCTGACCCACGCTTTCAACATGATGACAGGCTTCAGCGTTCTGCCTCTGCAGGTTGCGAGCTTCCTCGGTTTCGCCTGCGCGTGTTTCGGTCTATTGATCCTCGTGTACGTCATAGGCCGCTATGTAATTCAGGGAGGTAGTGTCCCGGGATTTCCGTTCCTCGCGTCGATCATCGCAATCTTTTCCGGTGCACAGCTTCTAGCCCTGGGAGTCATCGGGGAATACCTGGCCCGCATGCACTTCCGCATGATGGAGCGGCCGACCTATGCAGTACGATCGACAACCTCCCCGGAGGAAAAAGTCTGATGGAGAGCAAGCACCACATCGAGTTTCTGCCCTGGGACTCCGGCTTCTTCGGTCGTCGGATCGCGCGGCTCGAAGGCGGGCGTCTCACCGAAAAACTGGCAGATGAGGCACTCGCTGAATGCAGAAAGGACGGGATAGAGTGCCTGTATTTCCTTGCAGACGCCGACGATGACGAGACGGTCCTGGCAGCAGAGAAACAGGAATTCCATCAGACCGACATCCGTGTCACCCTGGAACAGCACCTGTCGCATCTCCCGCAGAAACTGCAGGAGAAGGTGGCAGTCCGTTCCGCGGTGGAAGCAGACATTAAACCGCTGGCAGCGATTGCACGCATCAATCACCGTGACACCCGCTTCTACTATGACAAGCGCTTCCCCACCGAGCGATGCGACGACCTCTACGGCACCTGGATTGAAAACAGCTGCCGCGGCTATGCCGACGCGGTGCTTACAGCCGGGGAGGAAGGCACCCCCGCCGGTTACATTACATGCCACCTTAGAGAGGGAAAGACCGGACAGATCGGGCTTCTGGGAGTGGGTGCCGCTTTCCAGGGAAAGGGCTACGGCCCGGCTCTCGTACGGGGAGCGCTTCAGTGGTTTGCCGCACAAGGGATGGAGCGGGTAACGGTAGTGACCCAGGGACGAAACTGCAATGCACAACGTCTTTATCAGAAATGCGGCTTCACGACGTCGTTGCTCCAGTTGTGGTACCACAGGTGGCTATTATGATACAGGAGCGCTGCCAACGAACACTCAGAGAGTCGCTACGTTTCTCCCTCCGCTACAGTCTCGCCGCCGCCAGTCCCGTCATAGCAACAATTATCCTCGTGAACGGCCCGCTGGGCGTTCTCTCCCTCAGTCTCGACTGCAAAGCAACCAAGTTCCGGGCAAGCATGGGTGACCAGTGAACACTGCAATCTCTCGAAGGGAACTGACGACAGGCGCCCTGCTGGTTGCAACTGCCGCCGCAATTTTGTTTGCTCCGGTCCTGTCGCGAATGGTGGGGCACGCCTACGACTACATCGTACACACCGAGCTTGCGGCCGTGATGCTGACGAAGCGGGAAGTGATCACGCCACACTTCCTTTTCCAGGCACTGGCACTGGCCGTACATCTGGTTTTTCCCGCACCGCTCGACTGGACCGCCTTCTTTGTGGTGCTGGCCTCCACCTCCGCAACTGCAGCGATCATCTTCATCTCTCTGCGACATGAGGGAGCCGCTCCCGTCATGGCGGGGGTGATCAGTGCCACTCTTCTCCTCTCGGCACCCGTAACGCTGCTGGCCCTTCTCGATGGACATCTGTATTTAGGCTACATCGCGACCAACGTCTTTCACAACCCGACAATCCTCCTGCTCAAACCACTCGCGCTCCTATCATTCATGTTCATGACTCGCGCTTTTGATGGGGTCGAAAGGGCTAGGCTTTCATCAATTCTCCTCTGTGCCGGCATCACGGTTGCCTGCGTCCTCTCCAAACCGAGCTTCACTATCTGCATATTGCCTGCTGCGGTCCTGATGATGGGGCTCAGCCGGCTCAATAACCGAACCTTCGATTCGCGACTCATCTGGTTCGGGATTCTACTCCCTGCGGCAGTCCTGCTGATTGCCCAGTACTGGTTTACGTATAGCCAGGATCAGATTTCGGGCGTGTATGAAGGAAAGAGCACCATTGTTCTCGCCCCGTTTGCAGTCATGTCCGTCTACTCCTCATGGCTCCTGCCTAAGTTCATCCTCTCCCTGCTGTTCCCCCTGGCGGTGCTGCTTCTTCATCTCAAAGAAGCAGTCAGCGACAGACGGCTGCTCCTGGCGTGGCTCGCTTTCGCTTTCGGCGGCGGATTCACATATCTGCTTGCGGAATCGGGCCCCAGGATGTATCAAGGTAACTTTGTCTGGAGCGGTCAAATAACCCTGTTCGTGCTGTTCATCTGCTCGGCTCTCTTTCTGCTTCGGCACTACGGAGGAAGTGCCCGTGAACAGGAAAGGCGCTGGCGTCTACTGGTATGTCAGGCGCTTCTGCTCCTTCATGCAGCCAGCGGCATCATTTTCTATATCTCCGAGTACATCCAGACCGAGCGCTTCTGGTAGCACAAAAACAGGAACGGATCATCATGAATATCCCATTCAACAAACCGTACATGGTCGGCAGCGAACTCGGATACATAGCCGCCGCCATTTCCGACGGCCACGTTTCCGGGGACGGCGGGTACACGAAAAAGTGTCACTCACTTCTTGCCGAGGAACTCTCCGCCCCACGGGTACTTCTAACCACATCCTGCACGCATGCGCTGGAAATGGCGGCACTGCTCCTCGACATCCAGCCGGGGGACGAAGTGATCGTGCCATCCTTCACCTTCGTGTCCACCGTCAACGCCTTCGTCCTGCGAGGGGCACGCCCGGTATTCTGCGACATCCGCCCCGACACACTCAACATGGACGAAGCCAGGCTGGAAACGCTGATCACCGGACGGACACGGGCCATCGTGCCGGTTCATTACGCCGGAGTCGGCTGCGAAATGGATTCAATCCTCGCCATCGCCGAAAGTAAAGGCATTGCTGTAGTTGAAGACAATGCGCATGGTCTTTTTGGCCGCTACCGTGGTAAGCCCCTTGGGACCTTCGGCTGCCTTGCTACCCAAAGCTTCCATGAAACCAAGAACTTCCACTGCGGAGAAGGGGGCGCCCTCATCATCAACGATGAACGGTTCATCGAGCGAGCCGAGATAATCCGGGAGAAGGGTACCGACAGGAGCAGGTTCTTTCGCGGACTCGTAGACAAGTACACCTGGGTCGATATCGGATCCAGCTATCTCCCCTCGGACATTCTCGCTGCATTCCTGTATGCGCAACTGGAGGTCCGGGAGCGGATTCAGGGGATGCGCCGAAAGATCTGGGAGCGCTACTCGACCTGCCTCGAAGACTGGGCTTGCGCCCTCGGAATTCGCCTCCCCGTCGTCCCGACGCACTGCGACCAGCCGTATCACATGTTCTATCTCCTCATGCCGTCTCTGGCCGTCCGGCAGGCTCTCATGGCGCATCTGAAGGCACGGGGCATCCTCGCCGTGTTCCATTACCTCCCCCTTCACATCTCGGAAATGGGCCGCAGATCGGGCAGCGCAGCAGGCGATTGCCCGGTAACAGAGGATATAAGCGACCGCCTCCTCCGCCTTCCCTTTTATACCGGCATGAGCGAGCAGGAGCAGGAGTATGTGATCCGCTGCATACTCGACTTCAAAGGCTGACGCCGGGTAAGGAGAGTACGCTTCTCCCCTTGAACAGTGGCCTGCTCCCCCGAGAAAAAGCATGGATAAGCCGCAGCAATAACCCTTGACTCGTTGCGGCTTTTGCTTTAGCTTTATCACGTTTCGCCAGCTGGGGGAGTTCATTCGAACTGAGATGAGCCGGGTGCTCAAACCCTTTGAACCTGATCCGGTTAATGCCGGCGTAGGGAAGCGGCGCCTCTTCCAATCATCAACGATTGCGAAGCCGCGGCTCCATGTCGCGGCTTTTTGTTTTTCAGCGACAGGAATGGTCATGAACAAGCAGTCCAAGGACTTCCTTCGTCTCGTCATCGACCATGACGAGAGCACGCCCCGAATCGAAGGTCTTTATCTAGTGACGGACGAAGGGGAGCGGCTTGTGGAGAGGGTGCGCTCTGCGCTTTCGGGAGGCGTGGCTGTACTCCAGTACCGCTGCAAGAAGAATAGCCCCGAGGAGAAAGTGGCGCTGGGAAGGGAGCTGCGAGCACTCTGCGTCGATGCCGGCATACCGTTCATCGTGAATGACGACCCGCACCTCGCCCTGGAGCTCGACGCGGACGGTGTGCACCTGGGACAGGAGGATACCTCCCCCTTCGCCGCACGGCAGATCCTCGGGCCCAAGAAGATCGTAGGCGTTTCGACGCATACCGTGCGGGAAGCCCGGCAGGCGGAGGCGGACGGCGCAGATTATATCGGCTTCGGAGCGATGTATCCGACGGGAAGCAAGACAGTCACCCATCTACCGGGGCCTGCGGCCCTCCGTGAAGTGAAGGGCTCAGTCGGCATACCGGTGGTAGCCATAGGCGGCATCAAGCGGGACAACGCTCTTTCCGTTATGGACGGGGGCGCCGATGCGGTGGCTGTCATATCTTCGGTGCTGGGCGACCCGAATCCGGCCGTGGCGGCAGCTGAACTGGCACTTCTTTTCAACCGGCGACTCCCCCCGCCCCGCGGAACAGTCCTCACCGTCGCCGGCAGCGATTCCGGTGGAGGCGCGGGAATCCAGGCGGACCTGAAAACGGTGACTCTTCTCGGCGCGTACGGAGCGTCGGCCATTACCGCTCTCACTGCACAAAACACGCGGGGAGTTACCGGCATCTGCCCTGTTCCTCCTTCGTTCGTGGAAGAGCAGATAACAGCGGTTCTAAGCGACATCCCGGTTGACGTCGTAAAGACGGGAATGCTCCATTCGGCAGACATAGCTGCGACGGTCGCCGAAGTGCTTGAGCGCTTCGGCAAACGCATCCTGGTCATCGATCCGGTAATGCTGGCGAAGGGGGGTGCGCGGCTCGTCGACCGGCCTGCGGTAACTGCGATCCGGGAGCATCTCTTCCCCCTGACCTATCTCCTCACCCCGAACATACCGGAAGCAGAGCAGCTGACGGGGGTTACTATCCATGACGAAGCAGGAATGGAGGAAGCGGCACGCGCCCTACATGCCCAAGGGGTCCGGAACGTGCTCCTCAAGGGAGGGCACCTTACGGAGGGTGCCGCGGTGGACCTGCTTTTCGACGGCACCGGCTTCATGCGCTTCCCTACCCGGCGCATCATGACCAAAAACACCCACGGTACCGGCTGTACACTGGCATCGGCCATCGCCGCATTCCTTGCCCGGGGAGAACCGCTTCCCGCCGCGGTAGGACGCGCAAAGGAATTCATTACCACAGCCATCCGGCTGGCCCATCCGCTAGGCAGGGGTCACGGACCGGTCAATCATTACCTGGCGGCACAAGAACAGCTTGAACACGAAAAGAAGCTTGAGGAGCAACCATGACCCAGCTCGACCAGGCCCGCAAGGGCATCATAACCGAAGAGATGAAGGAAGCCGCCAGAAACGAAGCGGTAACTCCGGAAATGATCCGGGACGGCATCCTAGACGGCACCCGCATCATCTGCTGCAACGTAACCCACAAGAACGGACGCCCTCTAGCGGTGGGCAAGGGGCTGCGGACCAAGGTCAACGCCAACATCGGAACCTCGGCCGACGACCTCGACATCAGCAAGGAGCTTGAGAAGGCCCGGGTGGCGGTGGCGTGCGGTGCCGACGCGATCATGGACCTTTCCACGGGTGGCCCTGTGGATGAGATCCGTCGGGCCATCATCGCCGAGACCAACGCCTGCATCGGCTCCGTTCCTCTCTACCAGGCCGCCCTCGATGCGGTGCGGACCAGGAAAAAGGCTATCGTGGACATGACAGTGGACGACATGTTCGCAGGGATCGTCAAGCATGCGGAGGACGGGGTCGATTTCATCACCGTCCACTGCGGTGTGACGCGAAGCACCGTAGAGCGCATGAGGAACGAAGGACGGGTGATGGACGTCGTTTCGCGCGGCGGCGCTTTCACCATTGAATGGATGAGTTACAACAACAAGGAGAACCCGCTTTATGAGCACTTCGACAAGCTTCTGGAGATAACGCGGGAATATGACATGGTGCTGTCACTGGGTGACGGTTTCCGCCCCGGCTGCCTGGCCGACGCAACCGACCGCGCACAGATCCACGAGCTGATCATTCTTGGAGAATTGACGCAGAGAGCACGCGAAGCAGGAGTGCAGGTGATGATCGAAGGGCCCGGACACATGCCCCTCAATCAGATCGAGGCAAACATCCTGCTCCAGAAGCGTCTCTGCCACGGAGCCCCTTTCTATGTGCTGGGGCCGCTCGTCACCGACATCGCCCCCGGCTACGACCATATTACCTGCGCCATCGGAGGCGCCATCGCCGCCGCGGCTGGTGCCGACTTCCTCTGTTACGTCACGCCCAGCGAGCATCTGCGCCTTCCAACCGTCGAGGACGTCAGGGAAGGTGTCATCGCCTCCCGGATTGCCGCTCATGCTGCGGACATTTCAAAAGGGATCCCGGGAGCCATGGCTCGCGACATCCAGATGGCCCGCTGCCGGAAGAAGCTTGACTGGGAGGGGCAGTTCTCCCTGGCCCTGGACCCGGAGAAGGCACGGAGGCTCCGTTCCGAATCGGGTGTCGCCGATCACGGCGCCTGTACCATGTGCGGCGAATTCTGCGCTTACAAAGTAATGGACGATGCTATGGGGAAGGAAGCGGCGGCTGCCGGTTAATATTTCTACGCGCATCCCGAAAACAAAAAAAGCGGTGACGATTTCAAGTTCGTCACCGCTTTTCTTTACAACTTTCCGGTTAGCCCTGGGCCAATTGCGGAAAACTCAGGTTGTTCAAAAGCAGAAGACCGTCCCACCGGGATAAAGCCACATGGAGACCTAAGGCGCTACGCCGCACGCTGCTGCTTTCGGGGATGGTGGCGAGATGGCTTTCCTAGACCTTATCAAGAACCTTTCGCGCGATATCGTCAAGTGGAAGCACCACATCGACCCCGCCATGCTTGATAGCTTCGTTCGGCATCCCGAACACCGCACATGTAGCTTCGTCCTGAGCTACGTTGAATGCTCCCGCCTCCTTCATCTCCCGCATTCCCACCGCGCCGTCGTCACCCATTCCGGTCATTATGACTCCGATTGCATTGGCTCCGGCGTAACGGGCAGCCGATTTGAAGAGCACGTCCACCGACGGACGGTGGCGCGAAACGAGAGGTCCCGTCCTCACTTCCGCAAAATATCCCCCCACGCCGCGCTTGAGCAGCATGTGCTGGTTCCCCGGAGCAATAAGGGCGAGCCCTGGCTCTACCCTGTCGCTATTTTCTGCCTCCTTGACGTGCACGGCACATAGTCCGTCGAGCCGTTCTGCGAATCCGCGGGTGAAGTTTTCCGGCATGTGCTGCACCACTAGAATTCCCGGTGCATCGGGCGGCATCTGCCGAAGGAATACTTTAAGCGCATCGGTCCCTCCGGTGGACGCACCGACGACTATTACCTTCTCCCCCGGAGTGCTGCAAACAGGTAACTCCGGCCTTGCCCTTACGATCGGAGGCGATGGACGCTCTACATCCACCTGGCGGTGCGGCGGAGTGCAGCCGATCACCCTCAGCTTTGCCCGTGCCGCCGCTTTCACCGTGTCGCAGATCATAATCCTGCTTTCTTCGAAAAAGGTTCGGACACTGACCTGGGGCTTTGCGATTATATCTACAGCGCCGTATTCCAGAGCAAGCACGCTGTTGGTCGCCCGGGAAACCTGGCTTGAACAGATGACGACGGGAATCGGCTTCAGGGTCATGATCATATGGAGAAAGGTGAGTCCATCCATATGGGGCATTTCGATGTCCAGGGTGATGACATCAGGAGTCTGCTCCTTGATGCGGTCCGCCGCAGTCATGGCATCCCCGGCTGTGGCCACCACTTGGATTTCGGGATCCGATGCAAGAATTTCGCTCAGTGCCTGGCGGACCGTCAGGGAATCATCTACGATCAGCACCTTCACTCTACTCATTCACGCTCTCTCCTTTTCCTGCTGCTGGAATACCTGATTCACACATCGGCACCAAATGAAGCGCCTTATGCGCGACAAGCCGGAACCTGGAATCGCTCCCGGAGATATGCATCAACTTTTTTGCAGGGCGTTGTGAATCATTCACGTATATGCTGATCGGTTCAGCGACGCACAACTTGAAGCTGTTTCTAATCTTTCAGGTATTTAGAAGGAAATATCAATGGAACGCCAGCGACCCTTTTCCATAAGAGGATTGACACATGGATTTTATTACGATAAATAAGAATGGCTTCAAGGCAGTTGCTTCGCCGTCTCTATTCGCAGGCAGTGCGCTGACATAGCTCAGTTGGTAGAGCATGATTCGTAATCAGCAGGCCGTGGCTGGTCACCAAAACAAACCTTGCATATACAGGGACTTAAGACAGAGGTCTGGAGCCCCGTATTTTCTTGTGTAAGATCTGAGTAAGAGAAACTTTTTTACCGAAGAATTTATTTTGCCGGTGTAACTCAGTTGGTAGAGTAGCTGATTCGTAATCAGCAAGTCGGCGGTTCGAGTCCGCCCATCGGCTCCAAAATCAAAGGGTTAGGCAGATTTGCCTAACCCTTTTCATCTTTTTGGGCATGGAAAGTTCATCGTTTGTACTATCAGGGTGTCGCAGTTTATTTGCGATGGTTGCCATCAATCACGTTGTAACGGTCAGGGGAAATCTGTGCGACAATGACCGGTTTGGTGACATCAATGGAGAAGCTTAAAACTCCGGCTCTTCGGATACAGGATAGGAGACAAGATCTCCCGGAATGCCTGCGGGGTAATCTATTAGAAAAGAAGTCCTCTGCCAACCGGAAGCCGCTGGTGATTTTAATCTAATATTCTTTATACAGCCGCTAGTTTGCAGGCAGAAAGTCCTTTTTCTTGCAAATCGCAACCTGTTTAGGTAAGTTGACGACATGATTTTGTTGAGAAAACTAAACGGCTCTAAAATTTGTTTTCCATTTATCCTGACGATACTGTTGCTGTTCGTCTTTAATGGAATTAATGTTTCTAGAGTTTCGAACCTTAACAATGGCAAAATCGGCACGTATATAGGTGTCAACACCACGTTGAATGTCTCTCAAGCAGGTGTTGCAAAGGTTGGTCATTTAGTTGATTCAATCTGCTGTTTTTTTGTTTTCACGAATAGATTCGTCTTTCAAATTACCTCTTTCTACCACGAATCCCTCACAGCAATCTCTACCTTAAATTCAGCCATCCCCCCCAGGGCTCCACCCGTTTAACATCCCCATTTGCTTAGAATTTGATTTACAGGCTTTTTTTCATCGTTGTGAGAGAACTGCTGCATTGTCATATCAGGTTTTCTGTTGGTTAAAGAAAAATATCCACGACTTGAGCATGGATTGTTTTTCTACAAAACTTGTGGCGCAGAGCTGCTTTTTCTGTCCTGTTCGTCGGTATACAAGACGCAGGTTCCCGCTGCTATTTTATAAGATGGTTGCAGGAAATGAGAGGTATGTCATGATGCCGATACGAAGGAAACAGGCCATATATACGGCACTCCCGAAGTATTTTAAAGGGGCAAACTGCCTGAACCGTGGCACCCTTCAATCTTCTGCAATAGCAGAATATCCTTTCCTTCAATTTTCGCAGGTGATTGAAGATATTTAATACAACGAGGTAATATGCACGATCTTGGTCTCATAATGACG from Geobacter sp. DSM 9736 includes the following:
- the alr gene encoding alanine racemase, translating into MDSRPTIAEIDLASLRYNFSVIRRTVPSSCGILAVVKADAYGHGFMDIATELEGLGVTAFGVAFLAEGIQLRKSGIDRPILILGGVYPGQERKCVGFNLSTVVFDLDQARRLDATAARLYRKARIHVKIDTGMGRLGIRHNEAAGFFREMSKLSNIELEGVMSHFASADELDEAGAGYTGRQVAAFAEVVEAARREGFSPSYIHIANSAAVFAQELPFCNLVRPGITLYGALPSGDFHGKMELKPVMRLKSEVAMLKWVEPGASISYARRYVARERRLIASVPVGYADGYSRALTNKGEALVRGERARVTGTVCMDWIMLDVTEIPGVAVGDEVTLLGCDREGSCIRAEELAGWAGTIPYEIFCGISKRVPRVYLL
- a CDS encoding GNAT family N-acetyltransferase; translation: MESKHHIEFLPWDSGFFGRRIARLEGGRLTEKLADEALAECRKDGIECLYFLADADDDETVLAAEKQEFHQTDIRVTLEQHLSHLPQKLQEKVAVRSAVEADIKPLAAIARINHRDTRFYYDKRFPTERCDDLYGTWIENSCRGYADAVLTAGEEGTPAGYITCHLREGKTGQIGLLGVGAAFQGKGYGPALVRGALQWFAAQGMERVTVVTQGRNCNAQRLYQKCGFTTSLLQLWYHRWLL
- the rffA gene encoding dTDP-4-amino-4,6-dideoxygalactose transaminase, encoding MNIPFNKPYMVGSELGYIAAAISDGHVSGDGGYTKKCHSLLAEELSAPRVLLTTSCTHALEMAALLLDIQPGDEVIVPSFTFVSTVNAFVLRGARPVFCDIRPDTLNMDEARLETLITGRTRAIVPVHYAGVGCEMDSILAIAESKGIAVVEDNAHGLFGRYRGKPLGTFGCLATQSFHETKNFHCGEGGALIINDERFIERAEIIREKGTDRSRFFRGLVDKYTWVDIGSSYLPSDILAAFLYAQLEVRERIQGMRRKIWERYSTCLEDWACALGIRLPVVPTHCDQPYHMFYLLMPSLAVRQALMAHLKARGILAVFHYLPLHISEMGRRSGSAAGDCPVTEDISDRLLRLPFYTGMSEQEQEYVIRCILDFKG
- the selD gene encoding selenide, water dikinase SelD — translated: MTKQKVKLTGMVKAAGUAAKLGPAGLEEAMRGLLGQTDPALLVGPETSDDAGVYRISANLALVETADIITPVVDDPFLFGRIAAANALSDVYAMGGRPVTATNLAFFPACRLGADVLADLLAGGLATLREAGVCLVGGHTVEDDELKYGLAVTGLVDPERIVRNSTARPGDLLVLTKPVGTGIISTAIKADMAPAFAVERAVAEMAALNAAAAELMLECSVSAATDVTGFGLIGHACEMARGAGVGVRLVANDIPLIPGVPELVDSGLVPAGCYRNRDYYLASTRTLVDPDRLLPFFDPQTSGGLLIALPPKGAELFLACAPERGCSAALVGEVVKAGAGCVEIL
- a CDS encoding glycosyltransferase family 2 protein, which translates into the protein MDRPTISVVIPVYNSAEILPALIEQLLPVLHELAAASEVILVNDGSRDGSWSVIGDLAARHPDVRGIEMMRNYGQHNALLCGIRAARFSLIVTMDDDLQHPPEEIPKLLTKLSEGYDVVYGTPIKEEHGLWRDLASRMTKLALQNSMGAETARKISAFRVFRTDLRNAFADYRSPFASIDVLLTWGTTRFTALPVRHEPRRAGVSNYTFMKLLTHAFNMMTGFSVLPLQVASFLGFACACFGLLILVYVIGRYVIQGGSVPGFPFLASIIAIFSGAQLLALGVIGEYLARMHFRMMERPTYAVRSTTSPEEKV